In Salvelinus namaycush isolate Seneca chromosome 37, SaNama_1.0, whole genome shotgun sequence, the following are encoded in one genomic region:
- the LOC120031408 gene encoding uncharacterized protein LOC120031408: MPEMETISIAYKSGNPRLQSDRGLEVKFLVSRGNSKATPPSKGKASHRATADLYHPPKSQKAKVLYESIVLVDSSNRNEIRMILRMIGFPLTEKQLNNINKQEIKLLQDIKKKEIKRKELEKKCSQLQRPKWILKLIKLRQGTKPVHGSSGLKTTASQSEGGSARTSDKATSNKGQKRTASQMKGESSCTLEASRRGQKRAASQMEQVELNSFIRFFNIPPSQKKLRVIDIYSYVFAPSHIADHTYARKNSS; the protein is encoded by the exons ATGCCTGAAATGGAAACT ATATCCATAGCATACAAGTCAGGGAACCCCAGGCTCCAAAGTGACAGAGGCCTAGAGGTCAAGTTTCTGGTGTCCAGGGGTAACAGCAAAGCAACACCTCCATCAAAGGGAAAAGCCTCTCACAGGGCTACTGCTGACCTGTACCACCCCCCAAAGTCCCAAAAGGCTAAAGTCCTATATGAGTCCATCGTGCTTGTTGACTCCAGCAACCGCAATGAAATCAGGATGATCCTGAGGATGATTGGCTTCCCCCTGACAGAGAAGCAGCTGAAtaacataaacaaacaagaaattaaATTATTGCAAGATATCAAAAAGAAAGAAATTAAAAGAAAGGAGCTGGAAAAGAAATGTAGCCAGCTGCAGAGGCCTAAATGGATCCTCAAGCTTATCAAGCTGCGACAGGGGACAAAACCCGTGCATGGCAGCAGCGGACTGAAGACAACAGCCAGCCAGAGTGAAGGGGGCTCTGCCCGTACATCAGATAAGGCAACAAGCAACAAGGGGCAAAAGAGAACAGCCAGCCAGATGAAAGGAGAAAGCAGCTGTACCCTAGAGGCATCTAGAAGGGGACAGAAGAGAGCAGCCAGCCAGATGGAACAAGTAGAACTCAACTCATTCATACGCTTCTTCAATATACCTCCCAGCCAAAAGAAGTTGAGAGTCATTGATATTTACTCATATGTATTTGCACCCAGCCACATAGCCGATCACACATATGCACGCAAGAatagttcttaa